A section of the Desulfovibrio desulfuricans genome encodes:
- a CDS encoding DVU_1551 family NTP transferase, whose translation MKPAVLILAAGMASRMGAAKALLSLPSLPEGGRCSALRGLVSLYRSLGVEDVVIVSGFHAEVVEAEALALGLSAVRNPDPQRGMFSSVQAGVEALVKGGFEGQFLVQPVDVPLVRPLTIRALLDAAGQEEADHAAALAVSGKAAPTSVLVPTFDGQEGHPPLISMALAQHILTHQGQNGLRGALEGAPLRHVPVADALILEDMDTPDDYARLRVLARERHTLSPVEAECLLRICNVPEKGLRHARAVGAVACCLAEALAHAREAAGYDAGVDPRLALAGGLLHDICKGQPRHEAAAGEFLRRLELPEMARLVQDHRDLSLPEDEPVTERELVYLADKYCYGGNFVPVQRRFGLKLEAYAQDAPACEAIQGRLGRVKALEERIAREIGKEPALVAERALVRNCNAARGNVARREVA comes from the coding sequence CTGATTCTTGCCGCAGGCATGGCCTCGCGCATGGGCGCAGCCAAGGCCCTGCTTTCCCTGCCCTCGCTGCCCGAAGGCGGGCGCTGCTCCGCCCTGAGGGGACTGGTCAGTCTGTACCGTTCCCTTGGTGTGGAAGATGTGGTGATCGTCAGCGGGTTCCACGCCGAAGTCGTGGAAGCAGAGGCTCTGGCGCTGGGGCTAAGTGCGGTGCGGAATCCCGACCCGCAACGGGGCATGTTTTCATCTGTGCAGGCGGGCGTGGAGGCCCTGGTGAAGGGCGGTTTTGAAGGGCAGTTTCTTGTGCAGCCTGTGGATGTGCCGCTGGTGCGGCCCCTGACCATCCGCGCTTTGCTCGACGCCGCCGGGCAGGAAGAGGCTGACCATGCGGCAGCTCTGGCCGTGAGCGGCAAGGCCGCGCCTACGTCGGTGCTTGTGCCGACATTTGACGGACAGGAGGGGCATCCCCCCTTGATTTCCATGGCTTTGGCCCAGCATATTCTGACGCATCAAGGGCAAAACGGGCTGCGCGGGGCGCTGGAAGGCGCGCCTTTGCGGCATGTGCCTGTGGCTGATGCCCTGATTCTGGAAGATATGGACACTCCCGATGACTATGCGCGCCTGCGCGTGCTGGCCCGCGAGCGGCATACCCTCTCGCCAGTGGAGGCCGAATGCCTGCTGCGCATATGCAATGTGCCGGAAAAAGGCTTGCGTCACGCGCGGGCTGTGGGGGCCGTGGCCTGCTGTCTGGCTGAGGCTCTGGCCCATGCGCGCGAGGCCGCAGGCTATGATGCCGGGGTGGATCCCCGCCTGGCGCTTGCTGGCGGGCTGCTGCACGATATCTGCAAAGGCCAGCCCAGACATGAGGCGGCGGCAGGGGAATTTTTACGGCGGCTGGAACTGCCGGAGATGGCGCGTCTGGTGCAGGATCACCGCGATCTGTCCTTGCCGGAGGACGAGCCTGTCACTGAGCGAGAGCTGGTCTATCTGGCGGACAAGTATTGTTATGGCGGCAACTTTGTGCCCGTGCAGCGGCGCTTTGGCCTCAAACTGGAGGCTTACGCCCAGGATGCCCCGGCCTGCGAGGCCATCCAGGGGAGGCTTGGTCGCGTCAAGGCGCTGGAAGAGCGCATTGCCCGCGAAATAGGCAAAGAACCCGCCCTGGTGGCGGAACGCGCCCTTGTGCGTAATTGCAATGCTGCGCGCGGCAATGTTGCCCGGCGTGAGGTTGCATGA